Proteins encoded together in one Prochlorococcus marinus str. MIT 9211 window:
- the trpA gene encoding tryptophan synthase subunit alpha, translating to MSNQSVKNSSISQCFAKLKKEGRIALMPFVMAGDPDLQTSAEILLKLQEKGADIIELGIPYSDPLADGPIIQLAASRALSSGTSPGRVLEMLDSLRGKLTIPLVLFTYSNPLLNRGMERFCDEASAAGAAGLVVPDLPLEEADKLSPIASEKGLDLVLLVAPTTPHERMRRIFSKSNGFTYLVSVTGVTGERSGLENRVQSLIKQLKEFGPSPVAVGFGISDSKDVAQVKNWGGDGAIVGSALVKRISNSAPGCAVDDAGNFCSELRKAAG from the coding sequence TTGAGTAATCAATCTGTAAAAAACTCAAGCATTAGCCAATGCTTTGCAAAGTTAAAGAAAGAAGGACGTATTGCATTAATGCCTTTTGTTATGGCTGGTGACCCAGACTTACAAACATCGGCAGAAATTTTGTTAAAGCTACAGGAAAAAGGAGCTGACATTATTGAATTGGGCATTCCATATAGTGATCCACTTGCAGACGGTCCAATAATTCAGTTAGCAGCATCGCGTGCACTTTCTTCGGGTACTTCGCCAGGACGAGTTTTAGAAATGTTGGATAGTTTGAGGGGAAAACTAACTATTCCTTTAGTGCTTTTTACTTATAGCAATCCTTTGCTTAATCGCGGTATGGAACGTTTTTGTGATGAGGCTTCTGCTGCAGGAGCTGCAGGTTTGGTTGTACCTGATCTGCCATTGGAAGAAGCCGATAAATTGTCTCCAATTGCTTCAGAAAAAGGGCTAGATTTGGTTCTTTTAGTTGCACCTACCACACCTCATGAAAGAATGAGGAGGATATTTAGCAAAAGCAATGGTTTTACTTATCTGGTAAGTGTTACTGGTGTTACTGGAGAGCGTTCTGGATTAGAAAATCGTGTTCAGTCTCTTATTAAACAATTAAAAGAATTTGGCCCAAGTCCTGTTGCTGTTGGTTTTGGAATTTCCGACTCTAAAGATGTTGCTCAAGTTAAGAATTGGGGGGGCGACGGAGCAATTGTTGGTAGCGCATTAGTAAAAAGGATTTCAAATTCAGCTCCTGGATGTGCAGTTGATGATGCTGGTAATTTTTGTAGTGAGCTGCGTAAAGCAGCAGGTTAA
- a CDS encoding 6-carboxytetrahydropterin synthase, with protein MSNQVSNFSCSKHFEGFPCCHRQWKHPGHCRFVHGYSRSFTFWFSAKSLDAHGFVVDFSSLQLLEKKLKQQFDHTFLVNTDDPLLSVWEDLSSQEALDLRVMENVGMEYTSKLIWEWANSILLDKDGGRTCCSRAQAIENHSNSGFFDAIPEWFRFD; from the coding sequence ATGTCTAATCAGGTTTCGAACTTCAGTTGCAGCAAGCATTTCGAAGGGTTCCCTTGTTGCCATAGACAGTGGAAGCATCCAGGTCATTGTCGATTTGTTCATGGATACAGCCGAAGCTTTACTTTTTGGTTTAGCGCAAAGTCGTTGGACGCACATGGGTTTGTAGTTGATTTTTCTAGTTTGCAATTACTAGAAAAAAAATTAAAACAACAATTTGATCATACATTTCTAGTTAATACTGATGACCCTTTGCTTTCTGTTTGGGAGGATCTTTCCTCTCAGGAGGCTTTAGATTTACGCGTTATGGAAAATGTTGGCATGGAATATACCTCAAAGTTAATTTGGGAATGGGCCAATTCAATTTTGTTGGATAAAGATGGAGGCAGGACTTGCTGCTCACGAGCACAAGCAATCGAAAATCATTCTAATTCAGGTTTTTTTGACGCAATTCCAGAATGGTTTAGGTTTGATTAA
- a CDS encoding YciI family protein has translation MEQFVLFGTYCENAIAKRAPFRDQHLDRLSKLKDQGILITLGPTKCTRYVFGIFQAKTLEEVKKLLESDIYWKEGIWTSIDVYPWTQAF, from the coding sequence ATGGAGCAATTTGTACTTTTTGGAACATACTGTGAAAATGCTATTGCAAAGCGTGCACCTTTTCGTGATCAGCATCTAGATAGGCTTTCTAAACTCAAGGATCAAGGGATACTCATAACCTTAGGTCCCACTAAATGTACTCGTTATGTATTTGGAATCTTTCAAGCTAAGACACTTGAAGAGGTAAAGAAACTTTTAGAAAGTGATATTTACTGGAAGGAGGGAATATGGACTTCTATAGATGTTTATCCCTGGACCCAAGCTTTCTGA
- the pyrC gene encoding dihydroorotase yields the protein MNLSQHQITFRQPDDWHLHLRDDELLNAVVVPSARVFKRAVVMPNLSPPITSIKSAIEYKSRILKALPKDYAFTPLMTAYLTDETSPDVLREGFQEGVFFAAKLYPANSTTNAAHGVSDISKINSTLEMMERVGIPLLIHGEVTDSDIDIFDREAVFIERCLDPLLRRFPRLTVVLEHITTEDAVEYVKTSSAKLGATITPHHLHINRNAMFQGGIRSDFYCLPIVKRERHRLALRRAVTSGEPCFFLGTDSAPHLRSSKESSCGCAGIFNALNAIESYAEVFEQEGAIEKLEAFASEFGPAFYGLPLNQTSITLKKNAHIVPIRFNLNSSFSKNEYLVPFHAGESLSWSISSPKEN from the coding sequence TTGAATTTGTCCCAACATCAAATTACTTTCCGCCAACCGGATGATTGGCACTTGCATCTTAGAGATGATGAGCTTTTAAATGCTGTTGTTGTTCCTAGTGCAAGAGTTTTCAAGAGAGCTGTTGTGATGCCAAATCTCTCCCCACCGATTACAAGTATTAAGAGTGCGATTGAGTACAAATCAAGGATTCTTAAAGCATTACCAAAGGATTATGCTTTTACCCCTCTTATGACGGCATATCTTACGGATGAAACTTCTCCAGATGTTCTAAGAGAAGGTTTCCAAGAAGGAGTATTCTTTGCAGCAAAATTATATCCAGCAAATTCCACAACGAATGCTGCTCATGGCGTTAGTGATATAAGCAAGATTAATTCGACGTTAGAGATGATGGAGAGGGTTGGAATCCCTCTACTTATTCATGGGGAGGTGACTGATTCAGATATAGATATTTTTGACAGAGAAGCTGTTTTTATAGAACGTTGTTTAGACCCTTTACTTAGGCGTTTCCCCAGGTTGACTGTTGTCTTGGAACACATCACAACGGAAGACGCTGTTGAATATGTAAAAACAAGTAGCGCAAAGTTGGGGGCAACAATAACTCCTCACCATTTACATATAAACCGAAATGCAATGTTTCAAGGTGGTATTCGATCTGACTTTTATTGCTTGCCAATAGTAAAAAGGGAGCGGCATCGCCTTGCCTTACGTCGTGCAGTAACAAGTGGAGAGCCTTGTTTTTTCTTGGGAACAGACTCTGCCCCCCACTTGAGGTCTTCAAAGGAGAGCTCTTGTGGTTGTGCAGGCATCTTTAATGCTTTAAATGCGATAGAAAGTTATGCGGAGGTATTTGAGCAAGAAGGTGCTATTGAGAAGTTAGAAGCTTTTGCCAGTGAATTTGGACCTGCTTTTTATGGATTGCCTCTCAATCAAACTTCAATAACTTTAAAAAAGAATGCTCATATAGTGCCAATTCGATTCAACTTGAACTCGTCATTTTCAAAAAATGAATACTTAGTCCCATTTCATGCTGGTGAATCCTTAAGTTGGTCCATAAGCTCTCCAAAAGAGAACTAG
- a CDS encoding AbrB family transcriptional regulator, with amino-acid sequence MLTGSDLLTKVKELGDVSKSDLVRACGYVSNKKDGGERLNFTAFYEALLEAKGVSLGATGVAGIGKGGRKLSYVATVQGNGNLLIGKAYTALLDLKAGDEFEIKLGRKQIRLVPAGSEDSDD; translated from the coding sequence ATGCTCACTGGTAGCGACCTACTCACTAAAGTCAAAGAACTTGGTGATGTCAGTAAATCAGATCTTGTTCGTGCATGTGGATATGTATCCAACAAGAAGGATGGTGGCGAGCGACTAAACTTCACTGCTTTTTACGAAGCTCTACTAGAAGCTAAAGGTGTAAGCCTAGGAGCAACTGGTGTGGCCGGTATTGGCAAAGGTGGTAGAAAGCTTAGTTATGTTGCAACTGTTCAAGGCAACGGCAATCTTTTAATTGGTAAAGCATATACAGCTTTACTAGATCTAAAGGCTGGAGATGAATTTGAAATCAAACTTGGCCGTAAGCAGATCAGACTTGTTCCAGCTGGTTCAGAAGATTCCGACGATTAA
- a CDS encoding sigma-70 family RNA polymerase sigma factor: MVSSLSDFLGEIGRHHLLTPEEELTMGRKVQAMVALLEKSKLSEGKGEACEYTDLERRTIRQGERAKNQMITSNLRLVVNLAKRYQGKGLDLLDLIQEGTLGLTRAVEKYDPKRGHRFSTYAYWWIRQGLNRALSTQSRTIRIPVNINEKLTKLRAAKSQLMQANGLTPSSEMLAKKMHLSKEEVEELLECELRSITVSLQGVVQSKSDPSELGDVLPSEEIPPMEVAELAERNDSAWSLLNKANLTPKERTIVSLRFGLDGSNEWRTLAEVAKHMNCSREYCRQVVQRALRKLRKTGIQSGLVEVNQVNQVN, from the coding sequence ATCGTGAGTTCTTTAAGTGACTTTCTTGGAGAGATCGGTCGCCATCATCTATTAACCCCAGAAGAAGAACTCACGATGGGTAGGAAAGTCCAAGCAATGGTAGCTCTACTCGAAAAGAGCAAGCTTTCAGAAGGCAAAGGGGAAGCATGTGAATATACAGATTTAGAAAGAAGAACAATCAGGCAGGGAGAAAGGGCAAAGAATCAAATGATCACATCAAACCTCAGACTTGTAGTAAATCTTGCAAAAAGATATCAAGGGAAGGGGCTTGATCTACTTGATCTAATTCAAGAAGGTACCCTTGGTCTAACTAGGGCAGTAGAAAAATATGATCCTAAGCGAGGCCATAGATTTTCTACATATGCTTATTGGTGGATTAGACAGGGTCTAAACAGAGCACTTTCTACTCAAAGCAGAACTATAAGGATTCCTGTAAACATCAATGAAAAACTTACTAAGCTTCGTGCTGCAAAATCACAATTAATGCAAGCCAATGGCTTGACTCCCTCGTCAGAGATGCTTGCAAAAAAAATGCATCTTTCTAAAGAGGAAGTGGAAGAACTTCTGGAATGTGAGCTTCGAAGTATTACAGTCAGTTTGCAAGGAGTAGTTCAATCGAAATCTGATCCCTCAGAGTTAGGAGATGTGCTGCCTAGCGAGGAAATACCTCCTATGGAAGTAGCAGAGTTGGCAGAGCGAAATGATTCGGCATGGTCATTACTTAACAAAGCCAATCTGACCCCTAAAGAGAGAACAATTGTCAGCCTACGTTTTGGCCTTGATGGATCAAATGAATGGAGAACACTTGCAGAAGTCGCCAAGCACATGAACTGCAGCAGGGAATATTGCAGACAAGTTGTTCAAAGAGCACTAAGGAAACTTCGAAAAACAGGTATCCAAAGTGGCCTTGTTGAAGTAAACCAAGTGAACCAAGTGAACTAA
- a CDS encoding c-type cytochrome, whose translation MSILFLPSGSFALSEMDGENLFIKHCSGCHINGGNIIRRNKTLKLKDLQRNGIDTPEAISKIAREGIGIMSGYEEVLGEGRDEVLAHWIWKQSQKAWVQG comes from the coding sequence TTGTCAATACTATTTCTTCCTAGTGGGAGTTTTGCTCTTAGTGAAATGGATGGAGAAAATCTCTTCATAAAACATTGTTCAGGCTGTCATATAAATGGTGGAAATATAATTCGTAGGAATAAAACCTTAAAGCTAAAAGACTTACAACGTAATGGGATAGATACTCCCGAGGCAATTTCTAAGATTGCACGTGAGGGTATTGGAATTATGAGCGGTTATGAAGAAGTTCTAGGAGAAGGAAGAGATGAGGTTTTGGCACATTGGATATGGAAACAATCTCAGAAAGCTTGGGTCCAGGGATAA
- the gorA gene encoding glutathione-disulfide reductase codes for MKDTFDLIVLGAGSGGLAAAKRAASHGARVAIVEGDRVGGTCVIRGCVPKKLLVYGSQYDEYLKDSHYFGIEISRSSIDSSVLLNNVRREVDRLNRLHVELLEKSGVEIISGWGSITSPTSISVISSDKSKKNKEIHARNILIAVGGRPVRPDIPGAALGWVSDDMFLQKNWPEKVVIVGAGFIACEFSCIMNGLGVEVVQLVRGNTLLKGFDQELSLFLEENMRKEGIDLQFQKTLSALEGCQGDLKVLLQCNEAIDCGGVLFATGRKPFLDGLNLDKIGIVQEAERIKVDSGNATNIANIFAIGDVAGHVQLTPVAVEEGRVLADNLFSGTHRKVKYNLIPKAVFSKPEIASIGLSENEALDKFGGGNVQVYRSKFRPMSQSLQKSERRCLLKLVVDVKTDKILGCQMAGEHSAEIIQMASIAISMGATKLDFDQTMALHPTIAEEFVTMR; via the coding sequence TTGAAAGATACTTTTGATTTAATTGTTTTAGGTGCAGGATCGGGAGGCCTGGCGGCTGCAAAGAGGGCAGCTAGTCATGGTGCTCGAGTTGCAATTGTTGAAGGAGATCGAGTAGGTGGCACATGTGTAATAAGAGGCTGCGTTCCCAAAAAATTGCTGGTATATGGATCTCAATATGATGAATACCTAAAAGATTCTCATTATTTTGGTATTGAGATCTCAAGATCAAGCATAGATTCAAGTGTCTTGTTGAATAATGTCAGAAGAGAGGTGGATCGTTTAAATAGACTCCATGTAGAATTGCTTGAAAAGTCTGGCGTAGAAATCATTTCCGGATGGGGGAGCATAACTAGCCCAACATCTATCTCGGTAATAAGTTCTGATAAATCGAAAAAAAATAAAGAAATTCATGCAAGAAATATTTTAATTGCTGTTGGTGGAAGGCCTGTGCGACCAGACATCCCAGGGGCTGCATTGGGATGGGTAAGTGACGATATGTTTTTACAGAAAAATTGGCCTGAAAAAGTTGTAATCGTCGGAGCAGGTTTTATTGCATGCGAATTTTCATGCATTATGAACGGTTTAGGGGTTGAGGTGGTCCAATTGGTTAGAGGAAATACTTTATTAAAGGGGTTTGATCAAGAGCTTTCGTTGTTTTTAGAAGAGAATATGCGAAAAGAAGGAATAGATTTACAGTTTCAGAAAACTTTGTCTGCTTTGGAAGGATGCCAAGGAGATTTGAAAGTGTTGCTCCAATGTAATGAAGCTATTGATTGTGGAGGGGTACTTTTTGCTACTGGCAGAAAACCATTTTTAGATGGTTTGAACTTAGATAAGATAGGGATAGTTCAAGAGGCTGAAAGAATTAAAGTTGATTCAGGAAATGCTACAAATATTGCGAATATATTTGCTATTGGAGATGTCGCAGGTCATGTACAACTAACTCCTGTAGCTGTTGAAGAAGGTAGAGTATTGGCAGATAATTTATTCTCTGGTACACATCGAAAAGTCAAATATAACTTGATTCCTAAGGCAGTTTTTAGTAAGCCGGAGATTGCTTCTATTGGCCTTTCTGAAAATGAGGCTTTAGATAAGTTTGGGGGAGGAAATGTACAGGTATACCGCTCGAAATTCAGACCAATGTCACAGTCACTTCAGAAAAGTGAGAGGAGATGCTTACTAAAATTAGTTGTTGATGTTAAAACTGATAAAATTCTAGGCTGCCAAATGGCTGGGGAACATTCTGCAGAGATTATTCAGATGGCTTCAATAGCTATCTCTATGGGCGCTACAAAACTTGATTTTGATCAAACAATGGCTCTTCACCCAACTATTGCAGAAGAATTTGTAACTATGCGTTAG
- a CDS encoding DUF3007 family protein: MTRTNVIQIGLIAFFIGAVGYGIFLALGLDGSKAGIASEAVLVCLIIAWIGSYFYRVVSGKMTFMEQRKRYRKAYEQLTKTSLEEKFDSMSEEEKIRLINELEIDKK, translated from the coding sequence TTGACTCGCACTAATGTTATTCAGATTGGGTTAATTGCATTCTTTATAGGTGCAGTTGGCTATGGAATATTTCTTGCTTTAGGGCTGGATGGATCAAAGGCAGGAATTGCCTCGGAAGCAGTTCTTGTTTGTTTGATTATAGCTTGGATAGGTTCATATTTCTACCGAGTGGTTAGCGGTAAAATGACTTTTATGGAACAACGGAAACGTTATAGAAAGGCATACGAACAGTTAACCAAAACTTCTCTTGAAGAGAAATTTGATTCAATGTCTGAAGAAGAGAAGATTCGCTTAATCAATGAGCTTGAAATTGATAAAAAATGA
- a CDS encoding calcium/sodium antiporter, with the protein MSTFMQSSLEIITGIILLFGGGELFVQGATALALLLGVPQLVIGLTVVSLGTSAPELFVSMGSILKNSDAIAVSNVVGSNIFNVLVVLGSSALIMPLKVESRLVKRDVPLLLAISTAVWGMASSGQITWQAGLALLVALVINTIWEIRTAREEPLGIKEAEPEININHVSIGWSKAIINIISGIVLLALGSNLLVSGAKFLASSYGWSEAIIGLTIVSAGTSMPELITSLVASIRGQTDLAIGNVVGSSLLNQLLVLGSCALFSGSKGLNVEAILINRDFPIMVLTALACMPIFWTKGKISRREGGILLALYIVYLADQVLPHTLPTMHNEFRFVVIFFILPITLIVITFKTVKYWLRFR; encoded by the coding sequence ATGTCCACATTCATGCAATCATCTCTAGAGATAATTACAGGGATAATCTTACTTTTTGGCGGCGGTGAGCTCTTTGTTCAAGGTGCTACTGCACTTGCATTGCTACTTGGGGTACCTCAATTGGTCATAGGGCTCACAGTTGTCTCACTGGGCACTAGCGCACCCGAGCTATTCGTAAGCATGGGATCAATTTTGAAGAATTCAGATGCAATTGCTGTAAGCAATGTTGTTGGAAGCAATATTTTTAACGTCTTAGTAGTACTTGGCAGCAGTGCGCTAATCATGCCATTAAAAGTCGAAAGTCGTCTTGTAAAAAGGGATGTTCCTCTGCTTCTTGCGATATCAACAGCAGTCTGGGGCATGGCATCTTCAGGTCAAATAACCTGGCAAGCAGGATTAGCTTTATTAGTCGCATTAGTTATTAACACAATATGGGAGATTCGCACTGCTAGAGAAGAACCTCTAGGCATCAAAGAAGCAGAGCCAGAAATAAACATTAATCATGTCTCAATTGGTTGGTCAAAAGCAATTATTAACATAATAAGTGGGATAGTTTTGCTGGCATTGGGGTCTAATCTATTGGTTTCAGGTGCAAAGTTTTTAGCAAGTTCCTATGGCTGGAGTGAAGCAATTATTGGGTTAACGATAGTTTCTGCAGGCACTTCAATGCCTGAATTGATAACATCATTAGTAGCATCTATTCGTGGGCAAACTGATCTGGCAATTGGAAATGTAGTTGGAAGTAGTTTACTGAATCAACTGCTTGTACTTGGAAGTTGTGCCCTATTCTCAGGATCGAAAGGGCTAAATGTTGAGGCAATATTAATAAACAGAGATTTCCCAATAATGGTGCTTACTGCGTTAGCTTGCATGCCAATATTCTGGACAAAAGGGAAAATAAGCAGGCGAGAAGGTGGGATCTTATTGGCTCTTTATATTGTATATTTAGCTGATCAAGTTCTTCCTCATACTCTTCCAACAATGCATAATGAATTCCGTTTTGTCGTAATATTCTTTATACTTCCAATAACCTTAATTGTAATTACTTTTAAAACAGTAAAGTACTGGTTAAGGTTTAGATAA
- the hisIE gene encoding bifunctional phosphoribosyl-AMP cyclohydrolase/phosphoribosyl-ATP diphosphatase HisIE, whose amino-acid sequence MMQMNQDFIKKLRFNENGLIPAIAQDWLDGAILMLAWMNKDSLEKTIQTGQVHYWSRSREKLWLKGETSGNIQWLKAIRYDCDADAILLTIEQVGSGACHTGVRSCFFQNENTKSEQSPISLPPPSDACTEVFKVITKRTSNPEEGSYTNSLLKAGDNGILKKIGEESAEFVMACKDNAPNTIANEAADLIFHLQVALAYHEVDWRDVLEVLALRRSNKQRK is encoded by the coding sequence ATGATGCAAATGAACCAAGATTTCATAAAAAAACTTCGTTTTAATGAAAACGGATTGATCCCAGCAATTGCTCAAGATTGGCTTGATGGTGCAATCTTAATGCTGGCTTGGATGAATAAAGACTCTTTAGAGAAAACGATTCAAACGGGCCAAGTACATTACTGGAGTCGCTCGAGGGAAAAACTTTGGCTAAAAGGTGAAACTAGTGGAAATATTCAATGGCTTAAAGCTATTCGATACGATTGTGATGCAGACGCAATACTCTTAACTATTGAGCAAGTTGGCTCAGGGGCATGTCATACAGGCGTAAGAAGCTGTTTTTTCCAAAACGAAAACACAAAGTCTGAACAAAGTCCGATCTCTTTACCACCACCCTCTGATGCTTGTACTGAGGTTTTTAAGGTAATTACCAAAAGAACCTCAAATCCAGAGGAAGGAAGCTATACCAATAGTCTGTTGAAAGCAGGTGACAATGGAATACTTAAAAAGATCGGAGAAGAAAGCGCTGAATTTGTAATGGCCTGCAAAGATAATGCACCTAACACAATCGCCAATGAAGCCGCAGATCTGATCTTTCATTTACAAGTTGCTCTTGCATACCACGAAGTTGATTGGAGAGATGTACTAGAGGTTCTGGCTCTTAGAAGAAGTAACAAGCAAAGAAAGTAA
- a CDS encoding YkvA family protein produces the protein MQPDNEQPQEIFEAEVIDSSVIDEGVFRKVLVRAGRVIAKPALEAFEMVLDTSTPAQARVSLLAALTYLIMPIDLMPDFIPIAGFSDDLVALTAVISLWSKHMTPQIKSRARRKLDTWFPL, from the coding sequence ATGCAACCAGACAACGAACAACCCCAAGAAATTTTTGAAGCAGAAGTAATTGATAGCTCAGTTATTGATGAAGGTGTCTTTAGGAAAGTTCTAGTGAGGGCTGGACGCGTTATCGCAAAACCAGCTTTAGAAGCTTTTGAGATGGTTTTGGATACATCTACACCTGCCCAAGCAAGAGTTTCCTTACTCGCAGCCCTCACTTATTTAATAATGCCAATCGATTTGATGCCAGATTTCATCCCTATCGCAGGGTTTAGTGATGATCTGGTTGCACTAACTGCTGTAATAAGTCTATGGAGTAAGCACATGACACCTCAAATAAAGAGTAGAGCCCGTCGAAAACTTGACACTTGGTTCCCACTTTAA